A part of Amycolatopsis lurida genomic DNA contains:
- a CDS encoding Lrp/AsnC family transcriptional regulator, with product MDDVDRMLLTALQQDATQAYAALGKAVGLSAGAAHERVRKLREQGVIRRTTVDVDPAAVGRGVMAFVLVEAGSWMGDAPTKAALEALPEVVEAHIIAGPASLLVKVRTPTTEELQASLRRLYAIEGVTGTQTIVVLESFFERSVDATADGSPAPPSPPAPSR from the coding sequence GACGCGACTCAGGCGTACGCCGCGCTCGGCAAGGCGGTCGGTCTGTCCGCGGGCGCAGCGCACGAGCGGGTCCGCAAACTGCGCGAACAGGGCGTCATCCGGCGCACGACCGTCGACGTCGACCCCGCGGCGGTCGGGCGGGGCGTGATGGCGTTCGTGCTGGTCGAGGCGGGCTCGTGGATGGGCGACGCACCGACCAAGGCCGCGCTGGAGGCGTTGCCGGAGGTCGTCGAGGCGCACATCATCGCGGGCCCGGCCTCGCTGCTGGTGAAGGTCCGCACGCCGACCACCGAGGAGCTGCAGGCGTCACTGCGCAGGCTGTACGCGATCGAGGGCGTCACCGGGACCCAGACGATCGTGGTGCTCGAATCCTTCTTCGAGCGATCTGTGGACGCTACAGCCGACGGTTCGCCAGCACCCCCGTCGCCGCCCGCGCCTTCCCGCTGA
- a CDS encoding carbon-nitrogen hydrolase family protein, which translates to MPRIGLCQLTAAEDPETNLKLIREGVAAAAGEGARIVVFPEAAMARFGIPLGPVAQPLDGPWASAVAALAEEHGVVVVAGMFTPSPDGRVSNTLLVTGAGHHFGYDKIHLYDAFGFAESDTVAPGTAPVTFEVDGTTFGVATCYDIRFPELFRKLADDGADIVLVPTSWGAGEGKREQWEVLVRARALDSGCWVLGCGQADPATTSTPVNPKAPTGIGYSTVSDGFGRVHTQLGAGPELVVVDVDPAVSGKARAATGVLANRRL; encoded by the coding sequence GTGCCGCGAATCGGGTTGTGCCAGCTCACGGCCGCCGAGGATCCCGAGACGAACCTGAAGCTGATTCGCGAGGGCGTGGCGGCCGCGGCGGGGGAAGGCGCCCGGATCGTCGTGTTCCCGGAGGCGGCGATGGCGCGCTTCGGCATCCCGCTCGGGCCGGTCGCGCAGCCTTTGGACGGACCGTGGGCGTCCGCTGTGGCCGCCCTCGCCGAAGAGCACGGCGTCGTGGTCGTCGCGGGCATGTTCACGCCGTCGCCCGACGGACGGGTGAGCAACACCCTGCTCGTCACCGGCGCGGGGCATCACTTCGGCTACGACAAGATCCATCTGTACGACGCCTTCGGATTCGCGGAGTCCGACACGGTCGCGCCCGGTACCGCGCCTGTCACCTTCGAGGTCGACGGGACCACGTTCGGCGTCGCGACCTGTTACGACATCCGCTTCCCCGAACTGTTCCGGAAGCTGGCCGACGACGGCGCCGACATCGTCCTCGTGCCGACGTCGTGGGGCGCGGGCGAGGGCAAACGCGAGCAGTGGGAGGTCCTGGTGCGCGCCCGCGCGCTCGACTCCGGCTGCTGGGTGCTGGGTTGCGGGCAGGCTGATCCGGCCACGACCTCGACCCCGGTGAACCCCAAGGCACCCACCGGGATCGGCTACTCCACGGTCTCCGACGGCTTCGGCCGCGTCCACACCCAGCTGGGCGCCGGACCGGAACTCGTGGTCGTCGACGTGGATCCGGCGGTCAGCGGGAAGGCGCGGGCGGCGACGGGGGTGCTGGCGAACCGTCGGCTGTAG
- the hisD gene encoding histidinol dehydrogenase, producing MLNRTDLRGQVPSVAELRRTLPRAEYDVDAALHHVRPVVEAVRDRGVEAVLEYTEKFDKVRPGGVRVAAAELTNALANLDPAVREALGESIARARKVHGDQRRQDVTTEVVDGGTVTERWIPVERVGLYAPGGLAVYPSTVVMNVVPAQIAGVGTLVVCSPPQAAFGGLPHPTILAAAELLGVDEVWAVGGAQAVALLAYGGTDTDGATLEPVDVVTGPGNIYLTAAKRLLRGIIGIDSEAGPTEIAILADETADPVHVAADLISQAEHDPLAASVLVTTSEELADAVDKELTGRVAATKHSERVTEALGGKQSGIILVSTMDDGIRVVDAYAAEHLEIQTADAPSVAARVRNAGAIFVGAYAPVSLGDYCAGSNHVLPTGGFARHSSGLSVQSFLKGVHVVDYSQDALREIAGRVVALANAEDLPAHGEAITARFEGGRA from the coding sequence ATGCTGAACCGTACCGACCTGCGTGGACAGGTCCCGTCCGTTGCCGAGCTCAGGCGCACGCTCCCGCGTGCCGAGTACGACGTGGACGCGGCGCTGCATCACGTACGGCCGGTGGTCGAGGCGGTCCGCGATCGCGGCGTCGAGGCGGTTCTCGAGTACACCGAGAAGTTCGACAAGGTCCGCCCCGGCGGTGTCCGCGTGGCCGCCGCGGAGCTCACCAACGCGCTCGCGAACCTCGATCCGGCCGTCCGCGAGGCGCTGGGGGAGTCCATCGCCCGCGCCCGCAAGGTCCACGGCGACCAGCGCCGCCAGGACGTCACGACCGAGGTCGTCGACGGCGGCACCGTCACCGAGCGCTGGATCCCGGTCGAGCGCGTCGGGCTGTACGCGCCGGGCGGGCTCGCGGTGTACCCCTCGACCGTGGTGATGAACGTCGTCCCGGCGCAGATCGCCGGCGTCGGCACGCTCGTGGTGTGCTCGCCGCCGCAGGCCGCGTTCGGCGGGCTCCCGCACCCGACGATCCTGGCCGCCGCCGAACTGCTCGGCGTCGACGAGGTCTGGGCCGTAGGCGGGGCGCAAGCCGTCGCGCTGCTCGCGTACGGCGGCACCGACACCGACGGCGCCACGCTGGAGCCGGTCGACGTCGTCACCGGGCCCGGCAACATCTATCTCACCGCGGCCAAGCGGCTGCTGCGTGGCATCATCGGCATCGACTCCGAGGCGGGCCCGACCGAGATCGCCATCCTCGCCGACGAGACCGCCGACCCGGTGCACGTCGCCGCCGACCTGATCAGCCAGGCCGAGCACGACCCGCTCGCCGCGAGCGTGCTGGTCACCACGTCCGAGGAGCTCGCGGACGCCGTCGACAAGGAGCTGACCGGCCGCGTCGCCGCCACCAAGCACTCCGAGCGCGTGACGGAGGCGTTGGGCGGCAAGCAGTCCGGCATCATTCTCGTGTCCACTATGGACGATGGTATCCGCGTCGTGGACGCGTACGCCGCGGAACACCTGGAGATCCAGACCGCGGACGCGCCGTCGGTGGCGGCCCGCGTTCGCAACGCCGGCGCGATCTTCGTCGGGGCGTACGCGCCGGTCTCGCTCGGCGACTACTGCGCCGGGTCGAACCACGTGCTGCCCACCGGTGGCTTCGCGCGGCACTCGTCCGGGCTCTCGGTGCAGAGCTTCCTCAAGGGTGTGCACGTCGTGGACTACAGCCAGGACGCGCTGCGCGAGATCGCCGGCCGCGTCGTCGCGCTGGCGAACGCCGAAGACCTGCCCGCGCACGGCGAGGCGATCACGGCGCGGTTCGAAGGGGGGCGCGCATGA
- a CDS encoding histidinol-phosphate transaminase has protein sequence MTIGEDVTLGSLPLREDLRGKTPYGAPQLDVPIRLNTNENPYPPPDALVADVAEAVRAEAASLHRYPDRDAVALRQDLADYLAVSTGVLVSESNVWAANGSNEILQQILQAFGGPGRSALGFEPSYSMHPIISAGTRTDWLPVPRRDDFTLDTEKAAALVRERRPDIVFVTSPNNPTGGSIPFDELRGLLEAAPGIVVVDEAYAEFSSQPSAVELLEEYPAKLIVSRTMSKAFAFAGGRLGYLAAAPAIVDALQLVRLPYHLSKLTQAAARAALRHADATLASVAKLAAERDRVVEALLGLGFTPVPSDANFVLFGRFADAPATWQSYLDNGVLIRDVGIEGHLRVTIGTPEENDAFLEASKEVPR, from the coding sequence ATGACCATCGGCGAGGACGTCACGCTCGGCTCGCTCCCGCTGCGGGAGGACCTGCGGGGCAAGACCCCGTACGGCGCGCCGCAGCTCGACGTGCCGATCCGGCTCAACACCAACGAAAACCCGTACCCGCCACCGGACGCGCTGGTCGCCGACGTCGCCGAGGCCGTCCGCGCCGAAGCCGCTTCGCTGCACCGCTACCCGGATCGTGACGCCGTCGCGCTGCGCCAGGACCTGGCGGACTACCTCGCGGTGTCCACCGGCGTGCTCGTGTCGGAGTCGAACGTGTGGGCCGCCAACGGGTCCAACGAGATCCTGCAGCAGATCCTGCAGGCCTTCGGCGGTCCCGGCCGCTCGGCGCTGGGTTTCGAGCCGTCGTACTCGATGCACCCGATCATCTCGGCGGGCACCCGCACCGACTGGCTGCCGGTGCCGCGCCGCGACGATTTCACGCTCGACACCGAGAAGGCGGCCGCGCTGGTGCGCGAACGCCGTCCGGACATCGTGTTCGTGACCAGCCCGAACAACCCGACCGGCGGGTCGATCCCGTTCGACGAGCTGCGCGGGCTGCTCGAAGCGGCGCCGGGCATCGTGGTGGTCGACGAGGCGTACGCGGAGTTCTCGTCGCAGCCGAGCGCCGTCGAGCTTCTCGAGGAGTACCCGGCGAAGCTGATCGTGTCGCGCACGATGAGCAAGGCGTTCGCCTTCGCGGGCGGGCGGCTCGGCTACCTGGCGGCCGCGCCCGCGATCGTCGACGCGTTGCAGCTGGTGCGGCTGCCGTACCACCTCTCGAAGCTCACGCAGGCCGCCGCGCGCGCCGCGCTACGGCACGCGGACGCCACCCTCGCCTCGGTCGCCAAACTCGCGGCCGAACGCGACCGTGTGGTGGAAGCGTTGCTGGGCTTGGGATTCACGCCGGTCCCGAGCGACGCGAACTTCGTCCTCTTCGGACGGTTCGCGGACGCGCCCGCGACCTGGCAGTCCTATTTGGACAACGGTGTGCTGATCAGGGACGTCGGCATCGAAGGGCACCTGCGGGTGACCATCGGGACGCCGGAAGAGAACGACGCCTTTCTCGAGGCCAGCAAGGAGGTGCCGCGATGA
- the hisB gene encoding imidazoleglycerol-phosphate dehydratase HisB, producing MSRVGKVDRTTRESSISVQLDLDGTGQVEIDTGVPFYDHMLTAFGVHGSLDLKVQATGDVHIDAHHTVEDTAIVLGQALRQALGDKSGIRRFGDAWIPMDETLAHAAIDVSGRPYCVHLGEPEQFNSFTIGGNYPFVLTRHVFDSLSFHAQIALHVRVLHGRDPHHIAEAEYKAVARALRAATEPDPRAGGIPSTKGVL from the coding sequence ATGAGTCGCGTCGGCAAGGTGGATCGCACCACCAGGGAATCGTCCATTTCGGTCCAGCTCGACCTGGACGGCACGGGGCAGGTGGAGATCGACACCGGTGTCCCGTTCTACGACCACATGCTCACCGCGTTCGGCGTGCACGGCTCGCTCGACCTCAAGGTGCAGGCGACCGGTGACGTGCACATCGACGCGCACCACACCGTCGAGGACACCGCGATCGTGCTCGGCCAGGCGCTGCGGCAGGCGCTCGGCGACAAGAGCGGCATCCGCCGCTTCGGCGACGCGTGGATCCCGATGGACGAGACCCTCGCGCACGCCGCGATCGACGTCTCCGGGCGCCCGTACTGCGTGCACCTCGGCGAGCCGGAGCAGTTCAACAGCTTCACCATCGGCGGGAACTACCCGTTCGTGCTGACGCGGCACGTGTTCGACTCGCTGTCGTTCCACGCGCAGATCGCGCTGCACGTGCGGGTGCTGCACGGCCGCGACCCGCACCACATCGCGGAGGCCGAGTACAAGGCCGTCGCGCGTGCGCTGCGCGCCGCCACCGAGCCGGACCCGCGGGCGGGCGGCATCCCGTCGACGAAGGGCGTCCTCTAA
- a CDS encoding dihydrofolate reductase family protein, producing the protein MRRLKIIEHISLDGVIQHSEDGNGFPYGGWNMPYRTPEGREAVMAAHPESFDLLLGRRTYELWSEYWPDAPSDPLADRLKAATKYVVTHRPESLKWGPFEGVGPDLVEGVRHIKAQEGPDLILSGSSTLTSTLLENGLADEVVLAVYPLLLGTGKRFFADGTPACSLGFVGTTATPSGVLLNTYNAIRHLDATFAHPGD; encoded by the coding sequence ATGAGAAGACTCAAGATCATCGAACACATCTCGCTCGACGGCGTGATCCAGCATTCCGAAGACGGGAACGGCTTCCCGTACGGCGGCTGGAACATGCCCTACCGGACACCCGAAGGCCGGGAGGCCGTCATGGCCGCGCATCCCGAAAGCTTCGACCTGCTGCTCGGCCGTCGCACGTACGAGCTCTGGTCGGAGTACTGGCCGGACGCGCCGAGCGACCCGCTCGCGGACCGGCTCAAGGCGGCGACGAAATATGTCGTCACCCATCGGCCGGAAAGCCTGAAATGGGGCCCGTTCGAGGGTGTCGGCCCGGACCTCGTCGAAGGCGTTCGCCACATCAAGGCACAGGAGGGCCCGGACCTCATCCTCTCGGGCAGCTCCACACTGACGTCGACGCTGCTCGAAAACGGGCTCGCGGACGAAGTCGTGCTGGCCGTCTACCCGCTCCTTTTGGGCACAGGCAAGCGTTTCTTCGCCGACGGAACCCCGGCGTGCTCCTTGGGGTTCGTCGGCACCACCGCGACCCCGTCCGGCGTTCTCCTCAACACCTACAACGCAATTCGTCACCTGGATGCGACATTCGCGCATCCAGGTGACTGA
- a CDS encoding ArsR/SmtB family transcription factor encodes MVVLRGESEESLNRLFRALADGTRRDILARAITETPSVSDLAAQYEMSFAAVQKHVAVLQRAGLVRKRANGREQLVSTDRERLQRATELLDSYEVLWRQRVAQLDDVLREGE; translated from the coding sequence ATGGTTGTACTTCGAGGGGAGAGCGAGGAGTCGCTCAACCGGCTCTTCCGCGCCTTGGCCGACGGCACGCGCCGAGACATCCTGGCGCGGGCGATCACGGAAACGCCGTCGGTCTCCGATCTCGCCGCGCAGTACGAGATGAGCTTCGCCGCCGTGCAGAAACACGTCGCCGTGCTCCAGCGCGCGGGCCTGGTCCGGAAACGCGCCAACGGCCGCGAACAGCTGGTCTCGACCGACCGCGAGCGGCTCCAGCGCGCCACCGAGCTTCTCGACTCCTACGAAGTTCTTTGGCGCCAGCGTGTGGCGCAGCTCGACGATGTCCTCCGGGAAGGGGAATGA
- a CDS encoding MMPL family transporter: protein MASFLYRLGRFSFRRRALVTAVWAAVLVALGAGALTLSGQLSNSVTIPGTESQKAIDQLADRFPEAAAGGATARVVISTPGDITDAGGQAAIAGLVKGLKDAPKVAGVVDPLQERAISPDKHVALAQVSYRVPGFELTDADRDGLMAAADSAKAAGYTVEFGGDAVQAMPATNATEGLGVAVAAVVLIITFGSLLAAGIPLLTALIGVGIGMAGITTASGFLELNTNTPVLALMIGLAVGIDYALFIVSRYRHELTIGRDPEEAAGRATGTAGSAVVFAGLTVIIALAGLTVVGIPFLGEMGIAAAITVAIAVVIALTLLPAVLGFAGGKLAGGKIRLRRKESATTHGERWARFVARRRIPVLIAAIAGLAIVAIPAASMQLGLPNDSTAAPDTTQRKAYDTVTRSFGEGANGPLVIVVDLSGSTDRQAALQQAAAGIGGLPERPIVTPPKTNRDGDLALLTVIPKSGPSSTATEDLVSDIRGLNAGLGTATGASLAVTGQTAANIDVSEKLADAMLPYLALIVGLAFLLLMLVFRSIVVPLKATLGFLGSVVATFGAVVAVFQWGWLTDLLGVKTTGPIMSMLPILLIGVLFGLAMDYQVFLVTRMREEYVHGAEPQQAMVTGFRHGSRVVVAAALIMISVFAGFVLAESSLIQSIGFALAFGVLVDAFVIRMTIVPALMSLLGRGAWWLPKWLDRLLPDVDVEGEKLAKQLDAPDERELVDASK from the coding sequence GTGGCCAGCTTCCTGTACCGCCTGGGCCGGTTCTCGTTCCGGCGCCGGGCGCTGGTGACAGCGGTGTGGGCCGCTGTCCTGGTGGCCCTCGGCGCGGGCGCGCTGACCCTGTCCGGCCAGCTTTCGAACTCGGTGACCATTCCCGGCACCGAATCGCAGAAGGCGATCGACCAGCTCGCCGACCGGTTCCCGGAAGCCGCCGCCGGCGGCGCGACGGCGCGCGTCGTCATCTCGACGCCCGGTGACATCACCGACGCCGGCGGGCAGGCCGCGATCGCGGGGCTCGTCAAGGGGCTCAAGGACGCGCCGAAGGTCGCCGGGGTGGTCGACCCGTTGCAAGAGCGGGCGATCTCGCCCGACAAGCATGTCGCGCTGGCGCAGGTCAGCTACCGCGTCCCGGGCTTCGAGCTCACCGACGCCGACCGCGACGGCCTGATGGCCGCCGCGGATTCCGCCAAGGCAGCCGGGTACACGGTGGAATTCGGCGGTGACGCCGTCCAGGCGATGCCCGCCACGAACGCCACCGAAGGTCTCGGTGTCGCGGTCGCCGCCGTCGTCCTGATCATCACCTTCGGCTCGCTGCTCGCGGCCGGGATCCCGCTGCTGACCGCGCTCATCGGCGTCGGCATCGGCATGGCGGGGATCACGACGGCGTCCGGTTTCCTCGAACTGAACACGAACACGCCCGTGCTCGCGCTGATGATCGGCCTCGCCGTCGGCATCGACTACGCGCTCTTCATCGTTTCCCGCTACCGGCACGAACTCACGATCGGCCGGGATCCGGAGGAAGCCGCCGGACGCGCCACCGGCACGGCGGGTTCCGCGGTCGTGTTCGCCGGGCTGACCGTGATCATCGCGCTGGCGGGCCTGACCGTCGTCGGCATCCCGTTCCTCGGCGAGATGGGCATCGCCGCGGCGATCACCGTCGCCATCGCGGTCGTCATCGCGCTCACCCTGCTGCCCGCCGTGCTCGGCTTCGCGGGCGGCAAACTGGCGGGCGGCAAGATCCGCCTGCGCCGCAAGGAAAGCGCGACGACACACGGCGAGCGCTGGGCGCGTTTCGTGGCCCGCCGCCGGATCCCGGTGCTGATCGCCGCGATCGCCGGTCTCGCGATCGTCGCCATCCCGGCCGCGAGCATGCAGCTCGGCCTGCCGAACGACAGCACCGCCGCGCCGGACACCACCCAGCGCAAGGCCTACGACACCGTCACCCGCAGCTTCGGCGAGGGCGCGAACGGCCCGCTGGTGATCGTCGTCGACCTGAGCGGCAGCACCGACCGCCAAGCCGCGCTCCAGCAGGCGGCCGCGGGTATCGGCGGCCTCCCCGAACGCCCGATCGTCACGCCGCCGAAGACCAACCGGGACGGCGACCTGGCGCTGCTGACCGTCATCCCGAAGAGTGGTCCGAGCAGCACCGCGACCGAAGACCTGGTCAGCGACATCCGCGGCCTGAACGCGGGGCTGGGCACGGCCACCGGCGCGTCGCTGGCGGTGACCGGCCAGACCGCGGCCAACATCGACGTCTCGGAGAAACTCGCCGACGCGATGCTGCCCTATCTCGCACTGATCGTCGGGCTGGCGTTCCTGCTGCTGATGCTGGTGTTCCGGTCGATCGTGGTCCCGCTGAAGGCGACTCTGGGCTTCCTCGGCTCCGTGGTCGCGACGTTCGGCGCCGTGGTGGCGGTGTTCCAGTGGGGCTGGCTCACCGACCTGCTCGGGGTGAAGACGACCGGGCCGATCATGAGCATGCTGCCGATCCTGCTGATCGGCGTGCTGTTCGGGCTCGCGATGGACTACCAGGTGTTCCTGGTGACGCGGATGCGGGAGGAATACGTCCACGGCGCCGAACCGCAGCAGGCGATGGTGACCGGTTTCCGGCACGGCTCCCGCGTCGTGGTCGCCGCCGCCCTGATCATGATCAGCGTGTTCGCCGGGTTCGTCCTCGCGGAATCGTCGCTGATCCAGTCGATCGGGTTCGCGCTGGCGTTCGGGGTGCTGGTGGACGCCTTCGTGATCCGGATGACCATCGTGCCGGCGCTGATGTCCCTGCTCGGCCGCGGTGCCTGGTGGTTGCCGAAGTGGCTGGATCGCTTACTGCCCGATGTGGACGTCGAAGGCGAGAAGCTCGCGAAGCAGCTGGACGCGCCTGACGAGCGAGAGCTGGTCGACGCCTCGAAGTAG
- a CDS encoding TetR/AcrR family transcriptional regulator, with protein MDVVHVEDTRTRLLGTALRLFTEHGVEGTSLQMIADALGVTKAAVYYHFKTKAEITESVAEPVLRELEGIVDDARAQRTRGAQIDHLLDGFVDLVVRHRALVALFSSDPGIARAIEKSVHRSESFKNRLLEILAGPEPDALGMVTAQVLLAGIALAGGSPEVTSLDDETLRETLLSVGRKLYNRPRRRS; from the coding sequence ATGGACGTCGTCCACGTGGAGGACACCCGCACGCGACTACTGGGCACGGCGTTGCGGCTGTTCACCGAACACGGCGTGGAAGGCACCTCGCTGCAGATGATCGCGGACGCCCTCGGCGTCACCAAGGCAGCCGTCTACTACCACTTCAAGACGAAGGCGGAGATCACCGAATCCGTCGCCGAACCCGTGCTGCGGGAGCTCGAAGGCATCGTCGACGACGCCCGCGCCCAGCGCACCCGGGGCGCGCAGATCGACCACCTGCTCGACGGGTTCGTCGATCTCGTGGTGCGGCACCGCGCGCTGGTCGCCCTGTTCTCCAGCGACCCCGGTATCGCCCGCGCGATCGAGAAATCCGTCCACCGCTCGGAAAGCTTCAAGAACCGGCTGCTGGAGATCCTCGCCGGGCCGGAGCCGGACGCGCTGGGGATGGTCACCGCGCAGGTGCTCCTGGCCGGTATCGCCCTCGCCGGTGGTTCACCCGAGGTCACTTCGCTCGACGACGAGACGCTGCGCGAAACGCTCCTCAGCGTCGGCCGCAAGCTCTACAACCGCCCGCGCCGCCGTTCGTGA
- a CDS encoding RNA 2'-phosphotransferase: protein MDKKNLIRVSKRLSRHLRHAPGDIGITLTPDGWVDVDTLLVALRRNGLPLTRAELDEVVDGNDKRRFAFDEAGLRIRASQGHSVDVDLALPAAIPPDVLYHGTVSRFLDAILYEGLKPMKRHAVHLSATVDTARAVGARRGVPVLLTVDAREMSAAGHEFQVSANGVWLTAAVPPRFLRRLP, encoded by the coding sequence ATGGATAAGAAGAACCTCATCCGAGTCTCGAAACGGCTCTCCCGGCACCTGCGGCACGCGCCCGGCGACATAGGGATCACCCTCACCCCTGACGGCTGGGTCGACGTCGACACGCTCTTGGTGGCCTTGCGGCGCAACGGTTTGCCGCTCACCCGCGCCGAACTCGACGAAGTGGTCGATGGCAACGACAAGCGGCGCTTCGCCTTCGACGAGGCCGGGCTGCGGATCCGCGCCAGCCAGGGCCACAGTGTCGACGTCGACCTCGCACTGCCCGCCGCGATCCCACCGGACGTGCTCTACCACGGCACGGTCTCCCGGTTCCTCGACGCGATCCTGTACGAGGGACTCAAGCCGATGAAACGGCATGCCGTGCATCTCTCGGCGACCGTGGACACCGCTCGGGCCGTCGGGGCGCGGCGCGGCGTCCCTGTGCTGCTCACCGTGGACGCCCGGGAGATGTCCGCCGCCGGACACGAGTTCCAGGTGAGCGCGAACGGCGTCTGGCTCACCGCCGCCGTTCCGCCGCGATTCCTGCGCAGACTCCCCTAG
- the soxR gene encoding redox-sensitive transcriptional activator SoxR, whose amino-acid sequence MTRLAEHLSIGQVADRSGVPHTALRFYEDKGLISSERSAGNQRRYSRSVLRRIAFIRAAQRVGLSLDDISSALETLPKDHAPTKADWARLSRGWQDELDARIDALQRLRDRLTGCVGCGCLSLRSCGLYNADDQMSRFGPGAGKLRPASEGGI is encoded by the coding sequence GTGACGAGACTGGCTGAACACCTGAGCATCGGGCAGGTCGCCGACCGCAGCGGCGTGCCCCATACGGCTTTGCGTTTCTACGAGGACAAGGGGCTGATCAGCTCAGAGCGCTCGGCGGGCAATCAGCGCCGGTACTCGCGTTCGGTGCTGCGCCGGATCGCCTTCATCCGCGCCGCGCAGCGGGTCGGGCTCAGCCTGGACGACATCAGCTCGGCACTGGAGACCCTGCCCAAGGACCACGCCCCCACCAAGGCCGACTGGGCCCGCCTTTCGCGGGGCTGGCAGGACGAACTCGACGCGCGGATCGACGCGTTGCAGCGCCTGCGCGACAGGCTGACCGGATGCGTCGGCTGTGGTTGCCTCTCCCTGCGCAGCTGCGGGCTCTACAACGCCGACGACCAGATGTCCCGATTCGGCCCCGGCGCGGGGAAGCTGCGCCCGGCTTCCGAGGGTGGCATCTGA
- a CDS encoding transketolase — MTTDTKTGYEDLPRLISLMTGDEKHQAAAESTVDVLWVLYDRVLDITPENVRDPGRDRFLLSKGHGPMAYYAVLAKKGFIHEEELAGWTSAESRLGHHPDRARLPVAEISSGSLGHGLPLAIGTVFGLRAKGFRDAKVVTLIGDAELDEGSNQEAIAVAGRIGMPQLTAVVVDNSSATHGWPGGIARRFEVEGWTTRTVDGRDHDALHEAFTAPHPDRPLAVVATVERKA; from the coding sequence ATGACCACCGACACCAAGACCGGCTACGAGGATCTGCCGAGGCTGATCTCGTTGATGACCGGGGACGAGAAGCATCAGGCGGCCGCGGAGTCCACTGTGGACGTCCTGTGGGTGCTCTACGACCGTGTGCTCGACATCACCCCGGAGAACGTCCGTGATCCGGGCCGCGACCGCTTCCTCCTGTCGAAAGGCCACGGCCCGATGGCCTACTACGCGGTGCTGGCGAAGAAGGGCTTCATCCACGAGGAAGAACTCGCCGGCTGGACTTCGGCCGAGTCCCGGCTCGGTCACCATCCCGACCGGGCGAGGCTTCCCGTGGCCGAGATCTCCAGTGGTTCGCTGGGCCACGGGCTTCCGCTGGCCATCGGCACCGTGTTCGGCCTGCGCGCCAAGGGATTCCGTGACGCCAAGGTCGTCACCCTCATCGGCGACGCAGAGCTCGACGAGGGCTCCAACCAAGAGGCCATCGCGGTCGCCGGCCGGATCGGCATGCCGCAGCTGACGGCCGTCGTCGTCGACAACTCCTCGGCCACGCACGGCTGGCCCGGCGGGATAGCCCGCCGGTTCGAGGTCGAAGGCTGGACGACCCGCACCGTCGACGGCCGCGATCACGACGCGCTCCACGAAGCCTTCACCGCACCCCATCCGGACCGGCCGCTCGCCGTGGTCGCGACCGTCGAGCGAAAGGCCTGA
- a CDS encoding transketolase family protein: protein MNMRETFLEAAAEALDTDPNVAVVLADISAAQLAFAARKHPDRVLNVGIREQLMMSTAGGLALAGMRPIVHTFSSFLVERAFEQVKLDLGHQDVGAVLVSSGASYDMPTAGRTHQAPGDVALIDTLPGWTVHVPGHPEEARRLLLESIPGDGRVYLRLSAQENAKAHLGAGLQTLREGGRGVVVAVGPMLDRTLEATADLDVTVLYTSTIRPFDAAGLRAAVEAAGATDVVLIEPYLAGTSAHAVTDALSETPHRLLSLGVRRDAEVRIYGEMADHDLAHGLDAGSIALSVKEFLR, encoded by the coding sequence GTGAACATGCGTGAAACGTTCCTCGAAGCCGCCGCCGAGGCGCTCGACACCGACCCGAACGTCGCCGTCGTGCTCGCCGACATCTCCGCGGCACAACTCGCCTTCGCCGCGAGGAAACATCCGGACCGGGTGCTCAACGTCGGCATCCGCGAACAACTGATGATGAGCACCGCGGGCGGCCTCGCGCTGGCCGGGATGCGCCCGATCGTCCACACCTTCTCGTCATTCCTCGTGGAGCGGGCTTTCGAGCAGGTCAAACTCGACCTCGGGCACCAGGACGTCGGTGCGGTGCTGGTGTCCTCGGGCGCGTCCTACGACATGCCGACCGCCGGGCGGACACACCAGGCACCAGGGGACGTCGCCCTCATCGACACGCTCCCGGGCTGGACCGTGCACGTGCCGGGGCATCCCGAGGAGGCCCGGCGGCTGCTGCTCGAGTCCATCCCGGGCGACGGGCGCGTCTATCTCCGGCTGTCCGCGCAGGAGAACGCGAAAGCGCATCTGGGCGCGGGCCTGCAAACACTGCGTGAAGGCGGGCGAGGTGTGGTGGTGGCCGTCGGGCCGATGCTCGACCGGACGCTGGAGGCGACCGCCGATCTCGACGTGACCGTGCTCTACACCTCGACCATCCGGCCCTTCGACGCCGCCGGGCTGCGCGCCGCCGTCGAGGCCGCGGGGGCCACCGACGTCGTGCTGATCGAGCCGTACCTCGCGGGAACGTCGGCGCACGCGGTGACCGACGCCTTGTCCGAAACGCCGCACCGGCTGCTCTCCCTCGGTGTCCGGCGGGACGCGGAAGTGCGCATCTACGGCGAAATGGCCGATCACGACCTCGCGCACGGCCTCGACGCCGGCTCGATCGCCTTGTCGGTCAAGGAATTCCTCCGCTAG